AATTACAGAAGAGTGAGCTCCACATGGGAATGACAATTCATTAGAAGCGCATGTCACCAGAGAGCTTCAGTTTTGAAAACTAAATTCTCCAAAGGTCTAAAATCCCttggtatttctttttcctacttCATATCATCTGTCTTGAGAATATCAGCAAGCTCTCCTGGTAAAAGCAGCACTTCAGTCAACAGTTCCGGGTCTGTATTTTCACCTTACTGTGCAAAAAAGCTTGGCAGCTGGGGTTTATTATATTAGTCAAGAGTATACAAAATTATTAGAAATagagtttgtttatttcttaggCTTAAATTTGCTGAGGAGACAAAAGTATTTGCATCTTCCAGTAGAGATTGCAAAACATGGTTTGATGACTGACTCAATTATGGATTTAACTCCAAACTGCATCATTTAGGAACAGCATAATATTGAATGTTCATTCTACAATGTTTAACACTTAATCTGCAGTCTTCCTACTTGCAAATTTGGGCAACCTATAATTTTTCTTGTGATATAATAATGAAATTTCACTCATATCTGCAAAGTATAATGCTCTGCTTATAAACATGCCccaacaggaaaaaaggcattttcaaaGTTAACTGGTGATTTTTACTGGGCTTGGGGACAGAGAACAGTGGTGGGAAGCACGACTGCACACCATGATCACACAATTTAACCGCAGCAATAGCTACTGAGGGCAATTCAGCATTGTAGGCAGCATCTAGATGCCTGCTGAGAGCAAGTTCTAGCATGTCCCAAACGCAGCCTAAAACTGCTGACGTGAGAAAAGCTGCCCTGCCTTGACCCCAGTGGCATGTTCCTTGTCCTACATTATGTCTCCTTTAAGCTAACATGAACATGTGGTGACCATCCTGGCCACCCACCTAAGAACCTGCTCTCTGTTAAGGTACCCTTTTTGCTAATATTGGTCCAAACCCAGAGCAGCCGCTCAACCAACTTACTACGGAGTTCCAGGAATGCCTCCAGACAGAGGAGAAAACCCAAACGATCAGAAGAACAGGAAGTTACCACTTTGGGCTGCAATGCCAGTTTAGGTGACTGTAAATGTACACTGGCCAGGGCAGGGCCACACCGCTGCGCAGCCCTCAGGCTGCAAGCCCAGCACtcacagcagctggagctgtggcACCATTTATCCAACGCAAAGTGCGGCTCCTCCACACTCACACTTGCAGATGAATACTCATACAGCCGTGGCAAAATACAAATCACCGAGTTGCCAAAACTTCCTAATCAACACAAAAACTACACTAAACTCATAAAACAGTGCAGACTCCTTGTTATCCTGCTGgcttccctttaaaaaaaggacaaatgAATGTATTCTTTTGTATCaccttttttttgcatttggagaaattatttaaaagaacacTCAAATGTTTAAACTGAAGAAACATGGACTATTTCAAGTATCTGTGTGCACATCTAGTAGGGTTTCAAATACCAATACACAGAATTAAGCAGAGTTATCTATATTTTTAGTTCCAAAACTGCTTTTGGCCTGTCCTGCCACACTCAGGGGTACTCACTTTTGGGTAGAGTTACAAGTGAGTGACTAAGAGCAATCTAAATTCCAGCCTTCATGACCAACTGTCTTAAAACTTGCTACTAAACAGACACAATCTTAAACATTTAAGGATGTATTTTACAAAAAGTTGATATACCTGCCATATAAACTAAGAACGGAGCACAGTGCCTCTCGACACGTGGTTACAGCCACTCAGCAGAGCGTGAGTCAACGCTATGGCAGAGACGGATGTTCCCATCAGCTCCTCTTCCCTATCTCGTCAGTTCCAGAACCAGCGTTTCTAAGACACAGGCCAGAACAGAAAACTGAGccagactgaaaacaaacaaacatcgcACTTCTGCTCAGAGAAGGGGGCCCCCTGTACAGCTCTCTGCACCACTGCATGAACTCTGGTACtaagagaagacagaagaataTTCTGAtttcaattatttaaaagaactAAAAATTCTAGGTGACATCAAATCTACAACTCCACTCATTACATGTTCAAAAGTTCAAAAGTCaataggatatttttttttaaccagcaCATCCCATTGTGGTGAAGACTAATCAAGTAACAGCAATGACCTCATGACATGTCTGTTTTTGTTCTTCGTACCAAAATTCACTCGCTAATTAAACGTACACATATAATGTGTTCAGATTTAACAgtgtatggggaaaaaaatactatttaaatgaaaaatgaaattaaaagtaaaCTAACTCATTTttgatagaaaaaaatatacgaGGGTTACTTGTTGCAATATATAAGaggccagagaggaaaagatgGTTTCATTTGTGTCTGAAGAATTTAAGAAGTTACTTATACTTCTAATATTCTACATATGTGTAAGAACACTTCCATGTAATTGTTTGAAATAACACTTGTGTACAACACAGAAGTTTTATCATGGTTAGTCAGCAGTTAATAGTGTAGAGCAAGTCCATCGTCCTACACCTGAGAGGAATTATGAGGAAAACAATGGCTCGTGAAACTGCTTAGAACCCCCAACTCCTGATAAGACTACATTACAACTTACTCAGTACAATTCACTATTATTACACTTAGCACATTTTTCAGTCCTTAAAGTATATTTACATGGATTTGCAGCATAAAAGATTATCCCGTATTACAGAAGTTGGCACTTACTTTTCCTGTTCAACAAGGTACCTCTAAGGAACAGGGCTtgggttttcctttttaacatcAAGTGAAAAACAGGTATGTTTTAGATAAACTGGGATCTGCTTATTGTGGCCATTCTTGCTACACAGAATCATACTTCTTCCATTTTATAACTTGGAGCAGAGATAAAACAGGAACCCCACCAGTTAGCTTAGCTTCAAAGTGTAAAATAATTTGGTCTCTAGCATCCCCCCACATGCAGAGAACACGGCTCAAGGAAAAGTATCAAGTCAGTAATAGATTTAAACTCAAAGTTCTGACTTGCGCTTAAGCTATTCAAAAAGTACTAcagttttcatgtttctttctgagttagttttttgtttgcttttggtttttgttcttctttataTCAAGTCCTCTTCAGACAAAGGAAAGAAGCTTGAAATAAAACCttgtaaaataaggaaaaaatgaagggCCGGACTACTCAGCCACTTTGCTAATTACAACCTCCACAAAAACACAGGCTTCTACTATGCTGCCACACAGTCAGGCCTCACCTTTTCCTACCATAGACTTTAATCTACACTACCACAAACTGGAGAGCAGTTTTAACCAGTATTTTGCACCACCATGCAGGCACTGTCTTTATACTAAACATATTATCAAAAGTAATACTGCACAACATAAATGAACTTTCTTTCCTGGAAAACAGATACTTGCTATCATATTTCAAGTTCCAGGATGGAATGATTGGTACAGCCAGCCTGGATGTGGAGAGCCGGTTGAACCAGAAATTACATTCTAGTAAATGCTGACTAGTTTTTTTCAAATACGAGTGAGCAAGAACAGATTGCTGGTAAATTTAGCACCACTTTAAAGCTATGGGATCATGGACGATCTACACTGAACTAAAATgaataacaacaaaatacaaacaacaaaGAACTACTTAGCTATCAAAAAAATCAACTTCTCTGCTCTCACTTTCAGAGATGCTCTATGTTAAGAGAAGAAAACTAAGGGTATTTTAACTTTTACTCTTTTGAAAGATCTCTAACAACATTCAGTTTCACTAAGGTTTATTTATTATTGAAATTTATTAATTAACTATACCAACCTAACCTGCATATCTGTAGTTTTACTTTGTATAAAACTTTCAATAACAAAATGATACAATACCAGGAATGAAAATACTGCAAACAAATAACAAGTTTTGTAAAAATTCATGAACATACTATGGATAAAGTTCTCAATTTGCTTTTACAACTTTCTTGCACAAAGATAAGCACAATTTTCTCAACTATGACCTAGAGTAACATCTGGGCAaggttaaaattattttaatttccagcCTTAGTGAAGCAACTATAGAAATTCCCTAGATATCAGCCCTGTGCCTACCAGATgcaaaaagtgaaatattttgcacGGAACCATCTCTGTAAAAAGTTAAACTGTATTCTTTACCTACTCTTACTCAACCAAAAGTcttttccatgatttttttttcaggtgagtCAGAAGACTAAGACATCTGCTAAGGATGGGAACAAAACAGCAGTTTTCTCGTCTGTTCCTCAGATCGAGGCCTCTCTCTGCTGCAGCAAAAGGCATTTCTAGTACCTTTACCTCAAGCACACTTCAGGATCGTTACATTACTACTTCCTGCACTAACCTCTACTGCAAACAGGAACACAAAACCGACAGTAAATGTTCAGTTCCAACGGTCCAAACAGTCTAGTGTTTACTGCTGCACAGGTTCAAAGGAGGGTAATGGGGAAAGACTTTAACTGTTTCTGGTAACTGACATTAAAAGGTTAACTTAAACTGACATTTAAGTTAAAAGGTTTTAGCAGTTCTAGGAGTAGGGTATTAAGTTAAACATACACTGTGAGCTGCAGAGAATGTTAGGTCCTAGTTAAGAGATTTGttctttccccccctctttCACTATTTATTTCTCAAAGTTGATGCTCTTAGTATTATCTGGTAGTTCCATCCACTTCTGGAACAGTCAAATGCAGGGAGGTCATGTAAAGCTTACCTTCTAAACTGCAGAGCAGGTGGGCAAAGAATTTCAAAAAAGCTAACAGCAAAGCAATTAAAGACAAGCCAGATGCTTCTTATTATGCTGAGAGTCTTTAAACTAGAAGCCTTTTACCTACATTTTCAGATCTTTCCATTCGAAATACTACAGCACACTTGAACGAGATGTCAAGAAGCAGAATTGAAATATGTTTTATGATTATATATCCTAATATTAAAGGTGATGGTGGAATACTGCTGCAAATGGTTGAGAAGTGAAAATCAATTTAGCTGATAAAAAATTCAGGATGAGGGAACTCCAAAGTATTTTGACACTATATTGTTTGCATACTATAAACTCTGACAAATACGCACACAGTACGGCCTTTCTTAAAGGAAGAATAGTTTGAGTTAGGAAAAGTATAAACAGATGAACGTCTGTTCCAGAGGATGAGGGACTAGTGTACACATAGTAAAATAGATTCCCAAATACTACTCACAAGTTACAATTAAGGATATGAGATCCAAAACTAGTAGAGTACAGAACTGCTTACCAATAACAACTTTTGTCAAACAAACAGATGTGCTCGAATGAGTACCAGTACttcaaaatactgtatttgAAACCATGCAGCTATCTACTCACAACAAAGAAACTAACAGTTATCAAGAAAGGAATAACACCCTTCTTTTCTTCAAGGAAACACAAAGTTTAATGAATTCTCTCcaacagaaaaatgctgaagtatttttttcgaATGTAGCAGATAATCTAGGTTTGCTACCTGTATCATGATTGTAGACTGGCAAGTCTCAATCAGTGGAATGTGCCACCATATCCTCATTAAATCCACCCACCCTTCCAGAATAAGCAAGTGCCTGCTCCCACATGGCTGTATCTACCCGTAATAGCCAGGGCTCCCCAAGCTGTATTTTCAAGCAGTCACAACCCAAACCCCACTCGAATTCAAAGCAGagtaaagaacattttttaaaacaataataacgTAGGAAAACTAAAAGCAGAATTGAGAGAGTCAGGCGAGGCCACACGCTCCGCGGCCGGCAGCGAGAGGCCCGGCCCGTCCgctcgcagccccagccccggccgCCACCTCAGCCCTCAGCGCTCCCCGGGCCCTGCGCTCGGCTCACCGCGCAGGCCAGACCGGGCCCCGTGCTCCCGGGCCGCCCCGCTGCCCCTCACTGCCGCACCCGTCTCACTGCGCTGCCGGGCCGAGCCGGGCTCCGTCTCTCCCCGGCCCCACCGCTCGTGGGCCGCGGCCTAAAAATGGCGGAGGCGGCCGCACTTCCCAGGCTTCTCacccccgcgcccgccccgccagCGGCCGCGAACCCGGCCACGCTCACCGCCCGGCCGCTCCCTCGCAGCCCGACTCCGCGCCCGGTCTCCTCGCCGCTCGCCTCGTCCCGCCGGCCCCGGCAGCCGCTGCCTCACGAgccgccgccgcagccgccCGCCATCTTCCTGCCCCGCCAGCGACCGGGCGGCGCACGCGCCCTACGTCACCGCGCTCGGCGGCGCGAGGGGGGCGGAGCCAAGCGCCCGCGGGGAGCGGCGCGGGGAGCGGCTGCGGCCAGTGCGCAGGCGCTGCCGGAAGCTCCGCGCGCCCCTGACCCTTCCCCTCGCGCTGGAGGCGCGAAGCGGCGCGCGCGTGCGCGCTGAGGGGCCGCGAGCCCCGGCCGGAAAGCTCGGAACGGGCGCTGGGCTTCATGAAACACAGATTGAACACACACCTTTCGGCTTTGCGCTCCAGTTATAACTCTTACGATGCGGTTACAGATACTGTGGTTAATTAGAAAAGCACGTCTGTTTTATTGACTCGCAGATGTAACGCCGCTAgagcacagaaataaatgttatcGGGGTAACGCGCCCACCCCGCTGCCAAAACCCAGCTCAGCCTCCCGGCACGGCAGCAGCTTTCCGTGCACAGTAAACGCAGTGAAAGCCCTCGCTGACCATCACAAGCAGCGCCTGCTGTAACACCCCCTGCCCTGTGTCCCATCTGCTCCTTCCTGCAACGTTTTCCTCCTCCTGGATGGGCTGGTAAGTTTATTAGAGAAGGGGGAACGGGGAGGGACGCTGCCCAAATGCTCTCCGGCTGTGGGCACGGTTAATAACGCCCGTCTGACCTGCCCCGAATGGTGGTATCTGCCCACTCAGGAGTCCCCAGATCTCCAACGCGGGGTAATAATCACACGTGCTGTTGATCCAAAAGGTCCTCATTAATAAAATCATGATAGGCACccaatgtttttaaaacacacagccttaattagaaatatattttaatttatactAAACAACAATAGAAAATTATTGAAGCTGTAAAAATCCACTGtcccaatcaaacaaaaacaaacaaaaaaccaccacaaaaattGATGCCGCCCACCACTAAACACTCCAAGAGTCAAGATGAGTTTCTCCATCTCTTTTAcaagtttgcaaaaaaaaaattcacatatACATTTCCGCTAAAGAACAGAAACATGTTGAAAATTCCCACATGGGGGCGAGCGATTTGGAAGAAACAAATGCTTGAGCCACGGGGAAAAGGCTTTTGGGTTCTTTGTCTCCCACGAAGGAGGCGGCCTTGCCAACACAGACGTGGAACAAACTGAAAGGGCTGCGCTGAGCTCCAGCGTGGACGCACGGGGGTGACGCCGCACCGGGAGCCCTCTGTACAGCCGGGAGCGGGGCTGGTCCAGAGGGCTGAGACACAGACAGAGTTCCCCGGTTTTGCTGCTCACGCGAAGGGATGGAGGGCGAACCTTAGTACTGGAAGCTGCGTTTGGTCTGAATGTCGTCGAGGATCTGCTGTAACTCCTCATCTTCAAACCGGCCCTCCAGGCTGCAACATAAGAACAATGAGGGTCCATTAAAGACTTTAGAAGTAATCTCCCCCCTGGCTTCATTTCAAACAGCCAGAAATTGTCACCCGCCTGTACAGAACCACGAGGAACTGTCTGCAGCGTCACTGCACAAACACCACTCCAACCCCTGTGCAGGGCCTTCTCCTTCAATGACAGAAATCCATCCTTCCCACAGCGTTCTGCTCAACAACCTCAAAATGTTTTAtcaaaaaggcaaggcaggtGCAGCCCAGGTAGCCTCATGCTCGTAAGCCAGTCCAGTTTCGCTATGAAATCTCAGCATACAAGGAAGAAACTGAAATTCAGATGAGTATTTTGCTCTCTCCTCTACCTAAAGCCATGAGGCAACAAATAAAGACGTGAAGAAGTTACTGCTCCCCTGTACATTAGCCATAAAACTATTTGTAGGAGCAATGTCATCTgctccaacagaaaaaaaaccccacaaaacacaaacccctAAACCCAACCAAACACAGCTGGGTGGGCTAAGAACCTAAATTTAAGCTGTTCATACTTAGTCCAGTAAATGTTGTTGACATGTGCAAAAATCACCTTGCTGTCAGATCCATGGGTATGTGAAGGAAGACCAAAAGTTCTTCCATCGACAGAGCTGGGCTGAAGAGGGGGCACCTGCCCACAGCTGGCTTTAGATCATCGGAAAGTATACAGCAATCTTTCTACAATATATAAACGCTCACCTCGGAACTAAAGCCTTAGCTTCTTCAGCTGTCTCGGGACATAAGTTGGCCAAACATGCCAGTTCAAATTTATGGAGCTTTTTCTGGAGCAGCAAACtgtgaggaaaaacaacaacttggtgaaattaaaaagcaagctAGAAATATAAAAGGGCATAAACCAAACCAAGTAGGTGTCTCTTTTTCACTCTGCTTTTGGCACTGAAATCAATGTTTTTTCAGGAGGAAAGACTCATAGAACTGCGTTGAGGAGAAAAAGTTTAATCTGTTAAGTCATCTTCCCCAGCACTACTCTACAAAGCCTAGAAAATCCTCCTCGACTGTCATTTAagtactgaaaacaaagcagttcAGAAGGCTTGTCTTGGACAAAGTACAACCCTCCACAAACAATTAGGATCAAATTtcttgcctcttcagaaagaCGAGACCCAGAACTACAGCCCAGGCCAGAAACTCCACTAAACAGCACTTCTGTAAAGCCACATCGATTTACACACCGAGCTCTCCAGTGAAGTCTCACACCCCGACGCTCCCGCTCACCTACGCACGCTGGCGATGGTTTCGCGGTTTTTGAAGCGGCTGAAGCGCGCCGTGTAGTTCAAGGTTTTCATGAAGACTTCTGAGAGCTCCTGCTCATCCTCTGCACTCTCGTTCTGCTGCTTACGGTGCTCCAGAAGCATGTGTACTTCCGAGTTCAGAAGGGTTTCCGCAGTTTCAAACTCTACATTTGAATGAAAGAATATCACCGTAAAAAAACGTAAAGCATAGACGAAAAAGTCGACGTACAGAAGTTCACTACATAAATTCAGCTCTGGACaataaggaaatgaaaaacacGTTTCACTGTAACTGTACAGACCCTTTCACCAATGACTGGGCAGCATTTCATACTGAAAATGCAGATAAAAGTTACACAATTTTGAGTGACAATCCAATGTGTTTGTCTTTTTGACCACACATTTTACTTATGCAGACCCAGCCTTCTGGTTTGGCACATTTTTGTAATGTGCTTTCTTCACCCGTTTTTGGCAGAACTTATGTAATGTACGActtgtttcagaaagaaaatatttagaactgTAATATTCAAAAAAATTCAAAAGTGATGTCTACACTCTTTGGAAGCTTCTGAGGAGTTCTTAAAGCACATActgctgaatattttaaagaaggCTTCATTAGCTTGAAAGATTAATTGACCCACTTCATTATTATTAGcacaaaaaaagttttaacCACTCTTAACAGATTTTCCCCCCTTTTTAGCCAGCTCTCCCTGTTTGTGTTTGTATATGAGCAGTCAGCTACAGGGCCGTGCTCAGAAGGGACCTTTATTTGCACGGAAAGTAACCTGGAGCTGAACATGGGGAGTGTATAAATTGTAGTGTCGAAACAGCCAAAGCAAACCAGTGTTTCATGACTATACTTTTGTTCCAAACTCAAAAAAGCAGCACAATGCCCCTTTTTACCCCCCTCACCCAGGGCAGCTCCGAGGTGTAAACACGGCTCTGGAACTTACACCGCCTGGTTTTCTCTAAAACCCACGCGGGCTGTGCGTGCCCCGTGACAGCGGCGGCTCCGGACAGCTGCTTCCAATGCCCAGACGCGTCAACGAAAAAACaattattatattaaataacaaGAATCTTTTTGCCATAACCTGacaggaaaaacattaatttttattcctATACGCGTAGCGCTCCACATAAGAACAGCCATATTTTAGCCACCGTGGGTTCTTCAAACGCATATACGATTTGTCATCCCTGACGTTTAACCCCTGGGCTCTGTGTACCGGTGACTGGCGATGCGGCTCCGCTCCCACAGGCCGCCGGAGCTTCCACCCGGCGCCCACGGGCCCCtcgccgccccggcccggcccggttCGGTTCGCACCTTTGGGGAAGACGAGCTGCGACGCGTCCTCCTCCACGTCCGCCGCCCGCGGGTCGCTGCCGCCCGCCGCCATCGCCGCCGGAAGCGCCGCCGGCCGGAAGCACCGCCCTCCGCtcccccggcccccgccgcccgccaGGGGGCGCCGCCGCCGGGAGGAGGTGGGTGGGGAAGGCGGGGCGGAGCGCGGAGCGGTCGCTGCGGGGCGCGGGGGGTTGTTGGTGGGACAGACGGTACGAAAAGAGGTGCTGGAGCTTGAGTGCAGACGGGCCGGCGAAGTGCGAAGGACCGAGACGTTGTGGGCACAGAGTGTTACAGAGTCACAGAGAGCAAGGTGTGGAGGCGCCGCTGAGGGAAACCAGCTTGTCCCCTCCTCGAGCAAACCCAGGGGAGGCTCCTGGTCAGGCACTGAGGGAGTAAGGGCTCAGAATTGCACTGGTTCCCCCATcagagcccagcagcagcacctgggggGCACCCAGGCCGCGGATGCAGCTTCACGGCTCTGGTTTCACAGCAGAGGCGGAGTGGGGAGCTCCAGCCTGTTCGTTTTACCAGAACGTCCTTCAGCCAGAGAGGACCGTAACTGCACCAGAACCACCGCCGTGAGGAGGGAGCGTTGCTGTCACCAATAACATGCTTTGAAAGGGGGGATAGTTCTTCAGACTACTCAGAAGTAATCaatagaatcccagaatgtcaggggttgaagggccctggaaagctcatccagtgcaatccccccatggagcaggaacacccagatgaggttacacaggaaggtgtccaggcgggttggaatgtctgcagagaaggagactccacaacctccctgggcagcctgggccaggctctgacaccctcaccaggaagaactttcttctcagatttaagtgaaacctcctgtgttccagtttgcacccattgccccttgtcctgtcactggttgtcacccagaagagcctggctccatcctcctgacactcatcctttatatattgataaacattaatgaggtcacccctcagtctcctccaagctcaagagccccagctccctcagcctttcaaCAGACCCCTGGAAGGCACAGGCAGGCTGAAAATGATGATAGCTCTCCTGACACTATGTCATGGGAACTCCACCAGTAAAATAACTTCTGGAGTAGTGTTTTCCCTGGAGAGCTCACGTGTGAGTGCCCAACCGGCCTAAGACTCTTAAAGTAATAATCTTATCAGACCTTACTGTGTCATCCTGCGCCCTTAAGGAAACGCAAAAATAGACTGTTGGAGGATTTGTGATGGAACCACCCCTGTTCTCATGAACTTGCATCTGTGCCGAGGTGAATTCTTCCCTGCGTGCTggaaaaaggaacaaattaAGAATAAGCTATGAGAATACGAGGGGGGTGAAATCATAGATCCAGGCTACATTTAACAGATAACATTTGTTATCTAACAAATGTTATATACCACAtaatttatgaaatattttaaaatgttatataaCATTTAGCAGATAACATTTGTTATCCAGATAAATGAGCAcagcagagaagctggaaaCTAATTTGCTAAGTGATACATGCGGAAAGATATTCACGAAGACGGAATGAAAATATCTGGGGGAACATCTGGCAAATTAAACAATTTCAATCAGGTttacaagaaaacaaggaaatccATGCCAGATTGGTGAGAGAAGCATTTAAAATCACTTGGAATCCTGATGGCTTCTCAAATAACCCACCTACTCCGAACACTGTGATTCTCAGAGCAGTAGGTCGCTTGCAGAGGTTTAAGTTAttaatttcactgtttttcctcAAGGAACTGTTCTACTAAAGACTAAAACAATTAAGAGAAAGCTCAGAACTTGCAAGAGTTTATAGATACAGCTAAAGAGGCTCTCATGAAAGATAAATGTTCATTATCACTGATGTGTTTGGTTAAGGCCTTAGGAATCagagacaaacaaaaacattcctGAACAGAACCTGCTTCCCCACTGCACcctccccttttattttttcttaagaatttttaaaatacacttaatAAAACACGGTAAATATTGTTCAGCCAttgcaacaaaacaaacatcagCAGAGTACctggctttttctttaattttaaactgCACTGGCTTCTTCCTCACTAGGAATGACCGTTTCAGCATTTATCAGTTCAAGTGGGAGATGTGCTTGAAAAAAGAAGATGAGCTAGATTAAAACAAAGTGAATGACTATAGGAAGTTTTAGGCATAGTTACtgatcatattttaaaattaagtgattaaaaaaaaaagacttggcCAAGTATAATTTATTGTGTGACATTCTGGGGCAAAAAGTATTGACCCTTGTTGGAGAGTCGTGATTAGGTTGCTAGACAGACCTACTATGGTAATTTCTATGTTGTCACAGTTGAAAAGCAGACCCAGGAACAACTAATGCACCAACACAGATCTTTAAAAAGGCTTAGCTAAATACCTCTGTGTAATAAAATGTAAGAAGAACTAATAACAAGGATGTTCTATTATTAGTATAACCGTACCTTGTAATACGCTTTCCTTCTAATCTGCCAGCAGAAGAAATTTCTCTTCTGAGCAATTTTTAAGCTTTCTAGCAGtctttctgtattaaaaaaaaaaaatctaaatttttGGTGGATTAGAAGTGATACAATTAAGATATGGAAACCTTAATCTCTTTTGGTTGTCATCAGCATTTCTAGCACGTGTCCATCAGAACTATTGTGCAAATCAACTGACCCTGTCTCAAAGCAAACATTAAAAGATTTAGTAAAAATCGTGAAAGATGGGTGTTTCCTATGTTCATTAGTTAAAAGACAAATCAAACCCCATAGTTTAAACCAGATTGGCAAACTCGGGATTTTTCAGTACGACACAGAATTCTGCATGCCTGTGCTTTATATATTTCACCATCACAATGACTAATAGCGAGTTATTGTCAAACAAACATTATTTCAGGATAGAAAGATACTTTGCCATAGCATTACTAATGAAACATATTTCATCcttggttttaattttcctaccatttttcctctccttcttctAGCGAGCCTGTCTTAACTATTTCTATGCTTCCAGACAGCTGGCATCCCATTCTGGCACCTTCCTTTTGCTCTGGATGTTTCACGTAATTTAGAGGTTTGCTATCCATACATGTAGTATATTGTTCATGTTTCTAGATGAGAAAGATTTCATTCCCCGTGAAGGCTGTGAGAAACCACATAAAGAGGACAGTACAAATAATCTTTATCCATTATGATTTATTCTCTACAATACTTCATTAGAGGATAGAGTTCAATTATTTACACTCAGAAGTTATTATATAGGTAGGAGGCAACCAAGTGTAATACAAAGAATTGGTCTGACATCTCTGCACTGAAGGTCAGAAGAGGTCTCCTGctttaaggaaataaattaaccaaaaaaacccaacaaaacaacatatAGTTTCCAGAATACAAACAGAAACCAGCACTAATAGTCAGTGAAGATTGCAAATGTTTGTTAATGTACTATAAAATGAACTCTTATAATttcttacagattttttttgttgttctgatAAGTTGTAGATATGTGATCTTTTGACCATAAAACCTTCCC
The sequence above is a segment of the Columba livia isolate bColLiv1 breed racing homer chromosome 9, bColLiv1.pat.W.v2, whole genome shotgun sequence genome. Coding sequences within it:
- the POLR2D gene encoding DNA-directed RNA polymerase II subunit RPB4, whose amino-acid sequence is MAAGGSDPRAADVEEDASQLVFPKEFETAETLLNSEVHMLLEHRKQQNESAEDEQELSEVFMKTLNYTARFSRFKNRETIASVRSLLLQKKLHKFELACLANLCPETAEEAKALVPSLEGRFEDEELQQILDDIQTKRSFQY